In Periplaneta americana isolate PAMFEO1 chromosome 3, P.americana_PAMFEO1_priV1, whole genome shotgun sequence, the following are encoded in one genomic region:
- the slbo gene encoding CCAAT/enhancer-binding protein — MDSPQMYDNNTHPSAIGPADVHVVNPNKKSVVNANNNNLTAINNNTNKSAAVLLAKQHHQFHHADHQGELADLNTPEISLDLQNLIDDSQFNEGLFTEILNPGGKSNPHHPASLGHHQSVRAHNPLVQGPFNRTTLAYMPQPVHSGAASYSNANNNSNASSSSENSSASSVSVKEEPLDPADFRNACQQQNIPSGTTAAVPVPYSSSYSPPSGAGSNFVSNGAGSTFTTLTPSTVPGAAANVHHPHSALLGIGKSIALSKPAVAAQHQHQHQHPHPHRKSGKSVDKASDEYRRRRERNNIAVRKSREKAKLRSRETEEKVKLLVKENERLQKRIELLSEELNVLRSLFANVGVVPEHLHREINRHLDAVQQQQQHQGL; from the coding sequence ATGGATTCACCGCAGATGTATGACAACAATACGCATCCTTCAGCTATCGGACCAGCGGACGTCCACGTCGTCAATCCAAATAAGAAATCCGTAGTGAACGCCAACAACAACAACCTCACGGCAATCAACAACAACACCAACAAGTCGGCCGCTGTTCTGTTGGCGAAACAGCATCATCAGTTTCATCACGCAGATCACCAGGGCGAACTGGCAGACTTAAACACCCCGGAGATCTCCCTGGATCTGCAGAACCTGATCGACGACAGTCAGTTCAACGAAGGATTGTTCACAGAGATCCTGAACCCCGGCGGCAAGAGCAACCCGCATCACCCCGCGTCCCTGGGTCACCACCAGTCCGTGCGCGCCCACAACCCGCTGGTGCAAGGCCCCTTCAACCGCACCACCCTAGCGTATATGCCCCAGCCTGTCCACTCGGGCGCAGCAAGCTACAGTAACGCCAACAACAACTCGAACGCGTCCAGCTCGTCGGAGAACTCCTCGGCGTCGTCGGTGAGCGTCAAGGAGGAGCCCCTGGACCCCGCGGACTTCCGGAACGCGTGCCAGCAGCAGAACATCCCCTCCGGCACCACGGCGGCCGTACCCGTGCCCTACTCGTCCTCGTATTCGCCGCCCTCGGGCGCGGGCAGCAACTTCGTGAGCAACGGCGCCGGCTCCACCTTCACGACGCTGACGCCGTCCACGGTGCCCGGCGCCGCCGCCAATGTGCACCACCCGCACTCGGCGCTCCTCGGAATAGGCAAGAGCATCGCCCTCTCGAAGCCCGCCGTCGCGGCGCAGCACCAACACCAGCACCAACACCCGCACCCCCACCGCAAGAGCGGCAAATCCGTGGACAAGGCGAGCGACGAGTACCGACGCCGCCGCGAGCGAAACAACATCGCCGTGCGGAAGTCCCGCGAGAAGGCGAAACTGCGGTCCCGCGAGACCGAGGAGAAGGTGAAGCTGCTGGTGAAGGAGAACGAGCGCCTCCAGAAGCGGATCGAGCTGCTCAGCGAGGAGCTGAACGTGCTGCGTTCGCTGTTCGCCAATGTGGGGGTCGTGCCCGAGCACCTGCACCGGGAGATCAACCGGCACCTGGACGCCgtgcaacagcagcagcagcaccaggGCTTGTGA